Proteins co-encoded in one Bacillus paramycoides genomic window:
- a CDS encoding PTS lactose/cellobiose transporter subunit IIA — protein MTDMQTPFALILHGGNARSASLEAIAFARQGDFENASKKMTLASEEISAAHRIQTDLIQEEARGNHAEISLLLVHAQDHLMNAITVKELAEEFITLHKRIEEKVTV, from the coding sequence ATGACTGATATGCAAACTCCATTTGCGTTAATTTTACATGGTGGCAACGCGAGAAGCGCGTCACTTGAAGCAATTGCTTTTGCAAGACAAGGAGATTTTGAGAATGCGAGTAAAAAGATGACACTTGCTAGTGAAGAAATTTCAGCAGCTCATCGTATTCAAACAGACTTAATTCAAGAAGAAGCAAGAGGAAATCATGCAGAAATCAGTTTACTGTTAGTGCATGCACAAGATCATTTAATGAATGCAATTACAGTGAAAGAACTTGCTGAAGAATTTATCACTCTTCATAAACGAATAGAAGAGAAAGTGACAGTATAA
- a CDS encoding PTS sugar transporter subunit IIB, producing the protein MYILLCCAAGMSTSMVVRKMQEEAMKQGKNYKIKAVDSELVKLEIKNADVVLIGPQVKYLFPAVQFLAKSYDIPVAIIEQRDYGMCDGLKVLKQAEQLVLA; encoded by the coding sequence ATGTACATTTTATTATGTTGCGCAGCAGGCATGTCAACGAGTATGGTTGTAAGAAAAATGCAAGAAGAGGCAATGAAACAAGGGAAGAATTATAAAATTAAAGCAGTTGATTCAGAACTTGTGAAACTGGAGATAAAAAATGCTGATGTTGTTTTAATCGGACCACAGGTGAAGTATTTGTTTCCAGCGGTACAGTTTCTTGCGAAGTCATACGATATACCGGTTGCAATTATAGAGCAACGAGATTATGGCATGTGTGACGGTTTGAAAGTATTGAAACAAGCAGAACAATTAGTTTTAGCATAA
- a CDS encoding PTS sugar transporter subunit IIC — translation MNGFMSFMEQKIMPTTQKIAGQRHLLAIRNGVISTLPLTIVGSFFVIFLNLPIDAYMEWIAPFRHILDIPFRFTVGLMALYAAFGVGASLANFYQLNQLSAGLLSVLAFLLASVEPIQITKAVPGVIDAGRYISVGTLSATSLFGAIVTALIAVEIYHFMIKHNISIKLPDSVPPAVSNSFAALIPTLVVILLFWGIRYGLKFDVNTTITYLIAPLKSVLVGNNLFGGLLTVFLIVFFWSFGIHGPAILGPIIRPMWDSAILENMEVFTATGNAHQLPNLFTEQFIQWFVWIGGSGSTLALVIMFMFSKSKFLKELGRLSFVPGLFNINEPIIFGAPIVMNPILIIPFVITPLVTTTVSYFAVVSGMIPLMMAKLPFTMLAPIAAVISTDWTIMAGVLVLVNFVISFVIYYPFFKMYEKQQVAGEEKEKCSEQLSS, via the coding sequence ATGAATGGTTTTATGAGTTTTATGGAACAAAAGATTATGCCAACAACGCAAAAGATTGCAGGACAACGACATTTATTAGCAATTCGAAACGGAGTTATTTCTACATTGCCGTTAACGATTGTCGGATCATTTTTCGTTATCTTTTTAAATTTACCAATTGATGCATATATGGAGTGGATTGCACCGTTTCGTCATATTTTAGATATTCCATTCCGATTTACAGTAGGTTTAATGGCGCTATACGCAGCATTTGGGGTAGGAGCTTCACTCGCCAACTTTTATCAGCTCAATCAGTTAAGTGCAGGGTTGTTATCTGTACTCGCCTTTTTACTAGCATCAGTTGAACCAATTCAAATTACGAAAGCTGTACCAGGTGTTATTGATGCAGGTAGATATATTTCAGTAGGAACATTAAGTGCAACATCTTTATTCGGAGCAATTGTTACAGCCTTAATTGCAGTAGAAATTTATCATTTTATGATTAAGCATAATATCTCGATTAAATTACCAGATAGTGTACCACCAGCAGTTTCAAATTCGTTTGCAGCATTAATTCCAACTTTAGTCGTTATTCTTTTATTCTGGGGTATTCGTTACGGTTTAAAATTTGATGTAAATACAACAATCACATATTTAATCGCACCACTAAAATCAGTATTAGTAGGAAATAATTTATTCGGCGGTTTATTAACAGTATTCTTAATCGTGTTCTTCTGGTCATTCGGTATACATGGCCCTGCGATTTTAGGACCAATCATTCGTCCGATGTGGGATTCAGCAATTCTTGAAAATATGGAAGTATTCACAGCTACAGGAAATGCACATCAATTACCAAACTTATTTACAGAGCAATTTATTCAATGGTTCGTATGGATCGGTGGATCAGGCTCAACGTTAGCTTTAGTTATTATGTTTATGTTCTCTAAATCTAAGTTCCTAAAAGAGTTAGGTAGATTATCATTTGTGCCAGGCTTATTCAATATTAACGAACCGATTATTTTCGGGGCACCAATTGTAATGAACCCAATCTTAATTATTCCATTCGTTATTACACCGTTAGTGACAACGACAGTATCATATTTCGCAGTTGTTTCAGGGATGATTCCACTGATGATGGCGAAATTGCCATTTACGATGTTAGCACCAATTGCAGCGGTTATTAGTACGGACTGGACAATTATGGCTGGTGTACTTGTACTTGTTAACTTTGTTATCTCATTCGTTATTTACTATCCGTTCTTCAAAATGTATGAGAAACAACAAGTAGCAGGAGAGGAGAAAGAAAAATGCTCGGAGCAATTATCATCTTAA
- a CDS encoding DUF871 domain-containing protein translates to MERKLGISLYPEHSTKEQDMAYISAAARHGFSRIFTCLLSVNRPKEEIVAEFKEIINHAKDHNMEVILDVAPAVFDQLGIGYSDLSFFAELGADGIRLDLGFDGLTEAKMTNNPYGLKIELNVSNDIAYLENILSHQANKSALIGCHNFYPQKFTGLPYDYFIRCSERFKKHGIRTAAFITSHAANIGPWDINDGLCTLEEHRNLPIEVQAKHLWATGLIDDVIIGNAYASEEELEKLGNLNRYMLQLKVHFVDEATEVEKRATLQELHVRRGDITEYMVRSTEVRKKYKDYDFPVRESVLQERGQVVIGNNSFGKYKGELQIILKEMPIDERKNIVGTIAEEELFLLDYVGAWTQFTCVE, encoded by the coding sequence ATGGAGCGTAAATTAGGAATTTCACTTTATCCAGAGCATTCAACGAAAGAACAAGATATGGCATACATTTCGGCAGCGGCACGCCACGGTTTTTCAAGAATATTCACATGTCTATTATCTGTAAATCGTCCGAAAGAAGAAATTGTAGCTGAATTTAAAGAAATTATTAATCATGCAAAAGATCATAATATGGAAGTTATTTTAGATGTAGCTCCGGCGGTATTTGATCAACTTGGTATTGGCTATAGTGATCTGTCATTCTTTGCAGAGTTAGGTGCAGATGGTATTCGTTTAGATTTAGGTTTTGACGGATTAACAGAAGCGAAAATGACAAATAACCCGTACGGCTTAAAAATTGAACTGAACGTAAGTAATGATATTGCATACTTAGAAAATATTCTTTCGCATCAGGCGAATAAATCAGCTTTAATTGGTTGTCATAACTTTTATCCGCAAAAATTTACTGGTCTTCCGTATGATTATTTCATTCGCTGTAGTGAACGTTTTAAAAAACACGGTATTCGCACGGCAGCGTTTATTACGTCACATGCAGCTAACATCGGTCCATGGGATATTAATGACGGACTATGTACGTTAGAAGAGCATCGTAACTTACCAATTGAAGTACAAGCGAAACATTTATGGGCGACAGGGCTTATTGATGACGTTATTATCGGAAATGCTTATGCGAGTGAAGAAGAGTTAGAGAAACTAGGAAACTTAAATCGTTACATGTTACAGCTAAAGGTACACTTTGTAGATGAAGCGACTGAAGTAGAAAAGAGAGCCACGCTGCAAGAATTACATGTAAGACGCGGTGACATAACAGAATATATGGTACGTTCTACAGAAGTACGTAAAAAATACAAAGACTATGACTTCCCAGTGCGCGAAAGTGTACTACAGGAAAGAGGCCAAGTTGTAATTGGTAACAACTCGTTTGGTAAGTATAAAGGTGAACTACAAATCATTCTAAAAGAAATGCCGATAGATGAACGTAAAAATATTGTCGGTACAATTGCAGAAGAAGAGTTATTCTTACTAGATTATGTAGGAGCTTGGACGCAGTTTACTTGCGTGGAATAG
- the entC gene encoding cell wall-binding protein EntC: MELLQNINDPLRNLCNFMFFANKKIMVAIMRSTKTNAMEAIMKKFMGIATAAVFGLGIFTTSAKAETIVTTDVLNVRENPTTESKVVGKLLDGYKVNVLHTENGWSKVKLNSGKEAFISADYTKDTYYVTANVLNVRAGANTDSEILGKLKQDDVIETTHQVENDWIQFEYNGKTAYVHVPYLTGKAPVKVQPAVKVEKATKVQNTAKAVEATKAREVAETQAKAKAEEATKAREVAEAQAAAKAEEAAKAREAAKAQAEAKAQAAAEAQAEAKAQEAAKAREAAKAQEAAEAQAAAKAQEAAKAREAAKAREAAKAQEAAEAREAAKAQEAAEAREAAKAQKPATQQPVAKETETSAPSSSRELRVVATAYTADPLENGYKAGDQVKSALGHNLTANPNMKLIAVDPSVIPLGSKVWVEGYGVAIAGDTGGAIKGNKIDVLMPDKGTSSNWGRKTVTVKVLN; this comes from the coding sequence CTGGAATTATTACAGAATATTAATGACCCGTTACGAAACCTTTGTAATTTTATGTTTTTCGCAAATAAGAAAATAATGGTTGCTATAATGAGGTCAACGAAAACAAATGCAATGGAGGCTATTATGAAAAAATTTATGGGTATAGCAACAGCAGCGGTTTTTGGTCTTGGGATTTTCACAACATCTGCTAAAGCAGAAACAATCGTAACGACTGATGTACTAAATGTACGAGAAAACCCAACTACTGAATCAAAAGTTGTAGGAAAATTATTAGATGGCTATAAAGTTAACGTTTTACATACAGAAAACGGATGGTCAAAAGTGAAATTAAACAGCGGTAAAGAAGCTTTCATTAGCGCTGACTATACAAAAGACACTTACTACGTAACAGCAAACGTATTAAACGTACGTGCTGGTGCAAACACAGACTCAGAAATTCTTGGTAAATTAAAACAAGATGATGTAATTGAAACAACACACCAAGTTGAAAATGATTGGATCCAATTTGAATATAACGGAAAAACAGCTTATGTTCATGTTCCTTATTTAACAGGTAAAGCTCCAGTTAAAGTTCAACCAGCAGTTAAAGTTGAAAAAGCAACGAAAGTTCAAAATACAGCTAAAGCAGTGGAAGCAACTAAAGCTCGTGAAGTAGCTGAAACGCAAGCTAAAGCTAAGGCGGAGGAAGCAACTAAAGCTCGTGAAGTAGCTGAAGCTCAAGCAGCAGCTAAAGCCGAGGAGGCAGCTAAAGCTCGTGAAGCAGCTAAAGCTCAAGCAGAAGCTAAGGCTCAGGCAGCAGCTGAAGCTCAAGCAGAAGCTAAGGCTCAAGAAGCAGCTAAAGCTCGTGAAGCAGCTAAAGCTCAAGAGGCAGCTGAAGCTCAAGCAGCGGCTAAAGCTCAAGAGGCAGCTAAAGCTCGTGAAGCAGCTAAAGCTCGTGAAGCAGCTAAGGCTCAAGAAGCGGCTGAAGCTCGTGAAGCAGCTAAAGCTCAAGAAGCAGCTGAAGCTCGTGAAGCAGCTAAAGCTCAAAAACCTGCTACACAACAACCTGTTGCAAAAGAAACTGAAACAAGTGCACCATCATCTTCTCGTGAACTACGTGTTGTAGCAACAGCTTACACAGCAGATCCACTTGAAAATGGTTATAAAGCAGGCGACCAAGTAAAATCAGCTTTAGGTCACAACTTAACAGCTAATCCAAATATGAAACTTATTGCAGTTGACCCAAGTGTCATTCCATTAGGTTCAAAAGTATGGGTTGAAGGTTACGGAGTAGCAATCGCTGGTGATACTGGTGGAGCTATTAAAGGAAATAAAATCGACGTTTTAATGCCTGATAAAGGTACATCAAGTAACTGGGGACGTAAAACAGTTACAGTTAAAGTATTAAACTAA
- a CDS encoding ABC transporter permease, with translation MALSSIFAHKMRSILTMLGIIIGISAIITIISMGDGTNAKFKEELGQGKDNEITIYYNNPDYGTDNAKITPDMLNRLQTVPGVKDVYPDVSMKVKASAGSKDVNLDLKGGTGAFMTDSKIKLVHGRELNDSELNQAIPAVILNEEAFNKLFSNGWESNQYTDIKGKPYKIVGVYETKNDFGMPMPEGYTSLENAPVISGVNEYDSVRLTMTSPTERKSVEKQAVSVLNEMKVPKFEHKFEAQDLGEFTKQLDESIGMMKMVFGGIAAISLLVGGIGVMNIMLVSVTERTREIGIRKALGATRGKVLTQFLIESCILTGLGGFIGFMLGIFFAWIVSIFAGWPLVVSKELGLLAVGISMLIGIIFGLLPANKAAKLDPIECLRYE, from the coding sequence ATGGCCCTTTCCTCTATCTTTGCCCATAAAATGCGTTCCATCTTAACGATGCTAGGAATTATCATCGGTATTAGTGCCATTATTACTATCATTTCAATGGGTGATGGTACGAATGCAAAGTTTAAGGAAGAACTAGGCCAAGGAAAAGATAATGAAATAACCATTTACTACAACAATCCTGACTATGGAACAGATAATGCCAAAATCACACCCGATATGCTAAACCGTCTGCAAACTGTACCAGGCGTTAAAGATGTGTATCCAGACGTAAGTATGAAAGTAAAAGCATCTGCCGGTTCAAAAGATGTAAATCTTGATTTAAAAGGTGGAACAGGCGCCTTTATGACAGATTCGAAAATAAAATTAGTTCACGGTCGTGAATTAAATGACAGTGAATTAAACCAAGCAATCCCTGCTGTTATATTAAATGAAGAAGCTTTCAACAAATTATTTAGTAATGGTTGGGAATCAAATCAATATACAGATATAAAAGGAAAGCCGTATAAAATAGTCGGTGTATACGAAACGAAAAATGACTTTGGAATGCCTATGCCTGAAGGTTATACATCACTTGAAAACGCGCCTGTCATTTCAGGAGTAAATGAATACGACTCTGTAAGATTAACAATGACCTCTCCAACAGAACGTAAAAGTGTAGAAAAACAAGCCGTTTCTGTTTTAAACGAAATGAAAGTTCCTAAATTTGAGCACAAATTCGAAGCACAAGACTTAGGTGAATTTACGAAGCAATTAGACGAATCTATCGGTATGATGAAAATGGTATTCGGTGGTATTGCCGCTATCTCCTTACTTGTTGGTGGTATCGGTGTAATGAACATCATGCTTGTATCTGTAACAGAACGTACACGTGAAATTGGTATTCGTAAAGCACTTGGTGCAACGCGTGGTAAAGTATTAACACAATTCTTAATTGAATCTTGTATTTTAACAGGACTAGGTGGTTTCATCGGATTCATGCTCGGTATCTTCTTCGCTTGGATCGTCTCCATCTTTGCCGGATGGCCACTCGTTGTCTCAAAAGAACTTGGACTTCTTGCAGTAGGTATCTCTATGTTGATTGGTATTATATTCGGTCTACTACCAGCTAACAAAGCTGCCAAACTGGATCCAATTGAATGTTTACGATATGAATAA
- a CDS encoding ABC transporter ATP-binding protein: MINLKGITKSFQNGAESVQILHGIDVTLNQGEFTSIMGPSGSGKSTLMNIIGCLDKPTTGTYELAGQNISNMSETELARVRNKEIGFVFQNFMLLPRLTALQNVELPLIYAGVDKKERRERSLAALTKVGLADRATHLPNELSGGQKQRVAVARAIVNNPKFILADEPTGALDTKTSTQIMDLFYELNKQGSTIIMITHDREIGEAAARQIVIRDGNIVQDWRG; encoded by the coding sequence ATGATTAACTTAAAAGGCATCACGAAATCTTTTCAAAATGGTGCAGAATCCGTTCAAATATTGCACGGCATTGACGTAACACTGAACCAGGGAGAATTTACTTCTATTATGGGACCATCTGGTTCTGGTAAATCAACATTAATGAACATTATCGGTTGCTTAGATAAACCAACGACAGGTACGTACGAACTAGCTGGTCAAAACATTTCAAACATGTCTGAAACAGAACTTGCACGCGTTCGTAATAAAGAGATTGGATTCGTATTCCAAAACTTCATGTTATTACCGAGACTTACAGCACTTCAAAATGTAGAGCTCCCTCTTATTTACGCTGGAGTTGATAAAAAAGAAAGACGTGAGCGCTCATTAGCCGCTTTAACAAAAGTAGGTTTAGCTGATCGTGCTACTCATCTGCCAAACGAATTATCAGGTGGACAAAAACAGCGTGTCGCAGTTGCACGTGCAATCGTAAATAATCCAAAGTTCATTTTAGCCGATGAACCGACGGGGGCACTTGATACGAAAACGAGTACACAAATTATGGACCTCTTTTACGAATTAAACAAACAAGGCTCAACAATCATTATGATTACCCACGATCGTGAAATTGGGGAAGCTGCAGCACGTCAAATTGTAATTCGTGACGGAAATATCGTCCAAGATTGGAGAGGTTAA
- a CDS encoding efflux RND transporter periplasmic adaptor subunit, whose amino-acid sequence MKKKNKVLITSVVAIGIAAGSYFAFAGGGSEVAMAYSGYKVTEKQIENAQKFGGEVIPNGIETISFDPTKGTYELAVKKGDEVKKGQLLFKYNDPTAKQGVTEAEMQKKIAQKEVTLFQKQIDAAKQKLQKDKNAGLPAEALKASEIEVQQLESQLEMKKFEVEKADEMIKAAKEKLNTLSVTSPTDGVIDDIVKTADEKTGMSGITLRHAGPFKVKGQLSEYELASMKVGQEVTVSSKTVAGKTWTGKVTEIGSTPLKSMDENKTVSNYQFTVTLDNSEELQNGFHVYVTSKSGEATGTIVPKSSIVKKGDKNVVFIVKDGKAKEQAVTVEFETDSEAKVSGVKKGEQIISKPEKDLKDGMEVVVE is encoded by the coding sequence ATGAAGAAGAAAAATAAAGTGTTAATTACTAGTGTAGTAGCAATCGGTATTGCAGCTGGATCATATTTTGCATTTGCTGGCGGCGGCTCAGAAGTGGCAATGGCATATAGCGGATATAAAGTAACAGAAAAACAAATTGAAAACGCACAAAAATTTGGCGGTGAAGTCATTCCAAACGGAATCGAAACAATTTCATTTGATCCAACAAAAGGTACGTATGAATTAGCTGTAAAAAAAGGTGATGAAGTGAAAAAAGGTCAGCTCCTTTTTAAATATAATGACCCTACTGCGAAACAAGGTGTAACAGAAGCAGAAATGCAAAAGAAAATCGCACAAAAAGAAGTAACATTGTTCCAAAAGCAAATTGATGCAGCGAAACAAAAATTACAAAAAGATAAAAATGCAGGCCTTCCTGCTGAAGCATTAAAAGCATCAGAAATTGAAGTACAGCAATTAGAATCACAACTTGAAATGAAGAAGTTTGAAGTTGAAAAAGCTGATGAGATGATTAAAGCAGCAAAAGAGAAATTAAACACACTTTCTGTAACGAGCCCTACTGATGGCGTAATTGATGACATCGTAAAAACTGCTGATGAAAAAACAGGTATGAGCGGCATTACACTTCGTCACGCTGGTCCATTTAAAGTAAAAGGTCAACTTTCTGAATATGAGCTTGCTAGTATGAAAGTTGGGCAAGAAGTAACTGTTTCCTCAAAAACGGTCGCTGGTAAGACTTGGACAGGAAAAGTAACAGAAATCGGTTCTACACCATTAAAGAGCATGGATGAAAACAAAACAGTTTCTAACTATCAATTCACTGTCACATTAGATAATAGTGAAGAATTACAAAACGGCTTCCACGTATACGTAACAAGTAAATCTGGCGAAGCAACTGGGACAATTGTTCCGAAAAGCAGCATCGTGAAAAAAGGTGACAAAAATGTTGTCTTCATTGTAAAAGACGGTAAAGCGAAAGAACAAGCAGTTACTGTTGAATTCGAGACTGATAGCGAAGCAAAAGTTTCTGGAGTGAAAAAAGGAGAACAAATTATCTCTAAACCTGAAAAAGACTTAAAAGATGGTATGGAGGTTGTCGTTGAATGA
- a CDS encoding TIGR02206 family membrane protein, with the protein MEAYFSAHPLKPFIPYSRQHVLILFIMLVGIFFLYQYQDLLRQNEWNITVRYAIAFLFIGSEIGLHMWEWRAGIFELGTSLPFELCTISLLLASIMIVTKSYRIYEIVFFTGIIGASQAMLTPNLQYAFPHFRFIEYFIAHILLIWAPLFMTWVEGYRPTLQSIKRTMIFLNILIPIVSFVNYKTGGNYMFLARKPETASLLDMLGPHPYYIISLEIAALIGCFILYMPFAKREGHAHKESLGS; encoded by the coding sequence ATGGAAGCTTATTTTAGTGCGCATCCATTAAAACCATTTATTCCATACTCAAGGCAACACGTCCTTATATTATTTATTATGTTGGTGGGGATATTTTTTCTATATCAATATCAAGATTTATTGCGTCAAAATGAGTGGAATATAACGGTTCGATATGCGATTGCATTTTTATTTATTGGGAGTGAGATTGGACTTCATATGTGGGAATGGAGAGCGGGGATTTTTGAACTGGGCACTTCATTACCATTTGAGTTATGTACGATTAGTTTATTGTTAGCATCGATTATGATTGTAACGAAAAGTTACCGCATATATGAGATCGTATTTTTTACGGGAATTATTGGTGCATCACAAGCTATGTTAACGCCGAACTTGCAATATGCTTTTCCGCATTTTCGTTTCATTGAATATTTTATCGCGCATATATTACTCATTTGGGCACCACTCTTTATGACCTGGGTAGAAGGGTATCGTCCTACATTACAATCTATTAAACGCACAATGATATTTTTAAACATATTGATTCCCATTGTTTCGTTTGTGAACTACAAAACAGGTGGTAATTATATGTTTTTAGCTCGTAAGCCAGAAACAGCTTCATTACTCGATATGTTAGGGCCGCATCCTTACTATATTATTTCATTAGAAATAGCTGCGCTTATCGGATGTTTTATTTTATATATGCCATTTGCGAAAAGAGAAGGGCATGCGCATAAAGAATCACTAGGGTCATAA
- a CDS encoding ABC transporter permease subunit: protein MVKKVFLNGMEVTVQFIISILGIICLGALPKLFYGFELRASQYIQSLKEVFVNLMDISNLQYVRGKFLFPQLFVHYKETIVIFLAAFFISLFVAFCIVYVIMSSSPRIQHRIKSFLILLESIPDILLILVSQILVVWFFKQTGFLPFQIASIGGESIRGLPIFCLSIPTTILFVKMLVLRFENELEKDYVLFAKAKGLDRFHILNRHVLRNVLLSTLFFAKTNIFFMLSNLYIIEWIFNTGGIFMFLKSYEGIRIEVFIVSVLLIYIPIFILFKLFHYLIPGAMKERL from the coding sequence GTGGTCAAAAAAGTTTTTCTGAATGGGATGGAAGTGACAGTTCAATTTATTATTTCGATTTTAGGTATTATTTGTTTAGGGGCATTGCCGAAGTTATTTTATGGATTTGAGTTGCGTGCATCACAGTACATACAAAGTTTAAAAGAAGTGTTTGTGAATTTAATGGATATTTCCAATTTGCAATATGTGAGAGGTAAATTTTTATTTCCGCAGTTGTTCGTCCATTATAAAGAAACAATTGTAATTTTTTTGGCTGCTTTTTTCATTTCATTATTTGTAGCATTTTGTATTGTTTATGTCATTATGAGTAGTTCACCGCGTATACAACATCGCATTAAATCATTTCTTATCCTCCTAGAATCCATTCCAGACATTCTTCTTATTTTAGTATCACAAATTTTAGTTGTATGGTTTTTTAAACAAACAGGTTTTTTACCTTTTCAAATTGCGTCAATTGGAGGCGAATCAATTAGAGGATTACCAATATTTTGTTTGAGTATACCGACTACGATTCTGTTTGTAAAAATGTTAGTGCTTCGTTTTGAAAATGAGTTAGAAAAAGATTATGTACTTTTTGCTAAGGCGAAAGGGCTGGATCGTTTTCATATTTTAAACCGTCATGTTTTACGAAATGTGTTGCTTAGTACACTTTTCTTCGCGAAAACGAATATCTTTTTTATGTTATCTAATCTATATATTATAGAATGGATTTTTAATACGGGTGGTATTTTTATGTTTTTGAAATCGTACGAAGGTATTAGGATTGAGGTTTTCATCGTTAGTGTGCTACTTATTTATATTCCGATTTTTATTTTGTTTAAATTGTTTCATTACCTCATTCCAGGTGCGATGAAGGAGAGGCTATAA
- a CDS encoding ABC transporter permease, whose translation MWTYIKRDKRFWISIGFLLILVLLSIGNTIWNDGHIRQVTLQYDADENPQVPPFSPSFQFLLGTDRKGYDLLQLVIEGAKWTIGISILIAALRMVIGVFFGVVLGTYVKRGFSKIEAFFDSFTVIPTVMIAYFFLHFANTFGSGEETTTFFERASFQVLLLVMLVMPVIALYVAKEVRKLRTEEFIEAAYILGGSRRHIVIKHIFPHLYMTFILVFFQQFTQTLTILLHLGLLEIFFGGTVKFLGPIEEIESYTHEWSGLIGVYFRSLTVNPWIPLVPITFFGLTIFSGNMIVKSIEEAMMKVRLGGEIKKVVVEEEQSAVQSKEELFTFKHTM comes from the coding sequence ATGTGGACGTATATAAAACGCGATAAAAGATTTTGGATAAGCATTGGGTTTCTTCTCATATTAGTTCTTTTGAGCATCGGAAATACGATATGGAATGATGGACATATTAGACAAGTTACATTGCAATATGATGCGGATGAAAATCCACAAGTGCCACCGTTTTCACCTTCATTCCAATTTTTACTTGGGACAGACCGGAAAGGATACGATCTTTTACAATTAGTCATTGAAGGTGCAAAGTGGACGATTGGTATATCTATTTTAATTGCGGCACTTAGAATGGTAATAGGTGTGTTTTTCGGTGTCGTACTCGGAACATATGTAAAAAGAGGCTTTTCAAAAATCGAGGCTTTTTTTGATAGTTTTACAGTTATTCCGACAGTTATGATTGCGTACTTTTTTCTTCATTTTGCAAATACATTTGGGAGCGGAGAGGAAACAACAACCTTTTTTGAAAGGGCTTCGTTTCAAGTTTTATTACTTGTAATGCTTGTGATGCCAGTTATTGCACTGTATGTCGCGAAGGAAGTACGTAAATTAAGAACCGAAGAATTTATTGAAGCTGCGTACATATTAGGTGGATCGAGGAGACATATTGTTATAAAACATATTTTTCCGCATCTTTATATGACGTTTATACTTGTATTTTTTCAACAGTTTACGCAAACTCTTACTATTTTACTGCACTTAGGATTACTGGAAATATTCTTTGGCGGAACGGTTAAGTTTTTAGGACCGATAGAAGAAATAGAATCATACACACATGAATGGTCAGGTTTAATTGGAGTCTATTTTAGATCGTTAACAGTGAATCCGTGGATTCCGCTCGTTCCCATTACATTTTTTGGACTTACTATTTTTTCAGGAAATATGATTGTAAAAAGTATAGAAGAGGCGATGATGAAAGTCAGGCTAGGAGGAGAGATAAAGAAGGTCGTTGTAGAAGAGGAACAATCTGCTGTGCAGTCAAAAGAAGAGTTATTTACTTTTAAACATACGATGTGA